A region of Pseudomonas sp. PDM14 DNA encodes the following proteins:
- the mreB gene encoding rod shape-determining protein MreB — protein sequence MFKKLRGMFSSDLSIDLGTANTLIYVRERGIVLNEPSVVAIRTSGNNQKSVVAVGTEAKRMLGRTPGNIAAIRPMKDGVIADFSVCEKMLQYFINKVHENSFLQPSPRVLICVPCKSTQVERRAIRESALGAGAREVFLIEEPMAAAIGAGLPVEEARGSMVVDIGGGTTEIALISLNGVVYAESVRVGGDRFDEAIITYVRRNYGSLIGESTAERIKQEIGTAYAGGEVREVDVRGRNLAEGVPRSFTLNSNEVLEALQESLATIVQAVKSALEQSPPELASDIAERGLVLTGGGALLRDLDKLLSQETGLPVIVAEDPLTCVARGGGRALEMMDRHTMDLLSTE from the coding sequence ATGTTCAAGAAACTGCGTGGCATGTTCTCCAGCGATCTGTCGATCGACCTGGGCACGGCCAACACCCTTATTTATGTGCGCGAGCGCGGCATCGTTCTCAACGAGCCGTCCGTGGTGGCCATTCGCACCAGCGGCAACAACCAGAAGAGCGTGGTCGCCGTCGGCACCGAAGCCAAGCGCATGCTCGGCCGTACGCCGGGCAACATCGCCGCCATCCGTCCGATGAAAGACGGCGTGATCGCTGACTTCAGCGTCTGCGAAAAGATGCTGCAGTACTTCATCAACAAGGTTCATGAAAACAGCTTCCTGCAGCCGTCGCCGCGCGTACTGATCTGCGTGCCGTGCAAATCGACCCAGGTCGAGCGCCGCGCCATCCGTGAATCGGCCCTCGGTGCCGGTGCCCGTGAAGTGTTCCTGATCGAAGAGCCGATGGCCGCTGCCATCGGTGCCGGCCTGCCGGTCGAAGAGGCCCGCGGTTCGATGGTTGTCGACATCGGTGGCGGTACCACCGAGATCGCCCTGATCTCGCTGAACGGCGTGGTCTATGCCGAATCCGTCCGCGTCGGTGGCGATCGCTTCGACGAAGCCATCATCACCTACGTGCGCCGCAACTACGGTTCGCTGATCGGCGAGTCCACTGCCGAGCGCATCAAGCAGGAAATCGGCACCGCCTACGCCGGTGGCGAAGTGCGTGAAGTCGACGTCCGAGGCCGCAACCTGGCCGAAGGCGTTCCGCGCAGCTTCACCCTCAACTCCAATGAAGTCCTCGAAGCGCTGCAGGAATCCCTGGCGACCATCGTCCAGGCGGTCAAGAGCGCCCTCGAACAGTCGCCGCCGGAGCTGGCCTCGGACATCGCCGAGCGCGGCCTGGTGCTGACCGGTGGTGGCGCGCTGCTGCGTGACCTGGACAAACTGCTGTCGCAGGAAACCGGTCTGCCGGTGATCGTCGCCGAAGACCCGCTGACCTGCGTGGCGCGTGGCGGCGGCCGTGCGCTGGAGATGATGGACCGTCACACCATGGACCTGCTTTCCACCGAGTAA
- the mreD gene encoding rod shape-determining protein MreD encodes MVGSRPRNGWLIWFSLALALLLSVAPMPKFMEIGRPLWVALFLTYWTLAVPHRVGMASAWIFGLLADVLNGTLLGQSALVLTLIIFLVLSLHRRLRMFPMWQQSLVLLVVFGLAQLVQLWLNALTGNRQPTLEFVFPALVSALLWPWVFAILRGLQQRFGVH; translated from the coding sequence ATGGTGGGTTCACGTCCCCGCAATGGCTGGCTGATCTGGTTCAGCCTGGCGCTGGCGCTGCTGCTCAGCGTGGCGCCGATGCCCAAGTTCATGGAGATCGGCCGTCCGCTGTGGGTTGCGCTGTTCCTCACCTACTGGACGTTGGCGGTGCCGCATCGCGTCGGCATGGCCTCGGCATGGATCTTCGGCCTGCTCGCCGATGTACTCAACGGCACGTTGCTGGGGCAGAGCGCGCTGGTGCTGACGTTAATCATCTTCCTCGTGCTGTCGTTGCACCGGCGCCTGCGCATGTTCCCCATGTGGCAGCAGAGCCTGGTGCTGCTGGTGGTGTTCGGCCTCGCCCAGCTGGTGCAGCTGTGGCTCAACGCGCTGACCGGCAACCGTCAGCCGACCCTGGAATTCGTCTTCCCGGCGCTGGTCAGCGCCTTGCTCTGGCCCTGGGTGTTCGCCATCCTGCGTGGGCTGCAACAGCGCTTCGGCGTGCACTGA
- the gatB gene encoding Asp-tRNA(Asn)/Glu-tRNA(Gln) amidotransferase subunit GatB — protein sequence MQWETVIGLEIHAQLSTQSKIFSASATTFGAEPNTQASLVDLGMPGTLPVLNAEAVRMACKFGLAIDAHIAPNNIFARKNYFYPDLPKGYQTSQMDHPIVGKGFLDITLEDGTTKRIGITRAHLEEDAGKSLHEDFHGMSGIDLNRAGTPLLEIVSEPDIRSAKEAVAYVKAIHALVRYLGICDGNMAEGSLRCDCNVSVRPKGQAEFGTRAEIKNVNSFRFIEKAINHEVQRQIELIEDGGKVVQETRLYDPNKDQTRSMRSKEEANDYRYFPCPDLLPVVIEQSFLDDVRASLPELPVQKRERFEAQFGLSAYDATVLAASRELADYFEAVNGVCGDAKLAANWVMGELSSLLNKDNLDIDQSPVSAEQLGGMILRIKDNTISGKIAKMVFEALAAGEGTSADEVIEKKGLKQVTDSGAIESMLDDVLAANAEQVEQYRASDEAKRGKMFGFFVGQAMKASKGKANPGQVNELLKKKLEG from the coding sequence ATGCAATGGGAAACCGTGATCGGGCTGGAAATCCACGCCCAGCTCAGCACCCAATCGAAAATCTTCTCGGCCAGCGCCACCACCTTCGGCGCCGAGCCCAACACCCAGGCCAGCCTGGTTGACCTCGGCATGCCCGGCACCCTGCCGGTACTCAACGCCGAAGCCGTGCGCATGGCCTGCAAGTTCGGCCTGGCGATCGACGCGCACATCGCGCCGAACAACATCTTCGCGCGCAAGAACTACTTCTACCCGGACCTGCCCAAGGGCTACCAGACTAGCCAGATGGACCACCCCATCGTCGGCAAGGGCTTCCTCGACATCACCCTGGAAGATGGTACGACCAAGCGCATCGGCATCACCCGTGCGCACCTGGAAGAGGACGCCGGCAAGAGCCTGCACGAAGACTTCCACGGCATGAGCGGCATCGACCTCAACCGCGCCGGCACCCCGCTGCTGGAAATCGTGTCCGAGCCGGACATTCGTTCGGCCAAGGAAGCGGTGGCCTACGTCAAGGCGATCCACGCCCTGGTGCGCTACCTCGGCATCTGCGACGGCAACATGGCCGAAGGCTCGCTGCGCTGCGACTGCAACGTCTCGGTACGGCCGAAAGGCCAGGCCGAGTTCGGCACCCGCGCCGAGATCAAGAACGTCAACTCGTTCCGCTTCATCGAAAAGGCCATCAACCACGAAGTGCAACGGCAGATCGAGCTGATCGAAGACGGCGGCAAGGTGGTGCAGGAAACCCGCCTGTACGACCCGAACAAGGACCAGACGCGCTCCATGCGCAGCAAGGAAGAAGCCAACGACTACCGTTACTTCCCCTGCCCGGACCTGCTGCCAGTGGTGATCGAGCAGAGCTTCCTCGACGACGTGCGCGCCAGCCTGCCGGAACTGCCGGTGCAGAAGCGCGAGCGCTTCGAGGCGCAGTTCGGCCTGTCCGCCTACGACGCCACCGTGCTGGCCGCCAGCCGCGAACTGGCCGACTACTTCGAAGCGGTCAACGGCGTGTGTGGCGATGCCAAGCTGGCCGCCAACTGGGTGATGGGCGAGCTGTCCAGCCTGCTCAACAAGGACAACCTGGACATCGACCAGTCGCCGGTATCCGCCGAACAACTGGGCGGCATGATCCTGCGCATCAAGGACAACACCATCAGCGGCAAGATCGCCAAGATGGTCTTCGAGGCCCTGGCCGCCGGCGAAGGCACCAGCGCCGACGAGGTGATCGAGAAGAAGGGCCTCAAGCAGGTCACCGACTCCGGCGCCATCGAGTCGATGCTCGACGACGTGCTGGCGGCCAACGCCGAGCAGGTCGAACAGTACCGCGCCAGCGACGAAGCCAAGCGCGGCAAGATGTTCGGCTTCTTCGTCGGCCAGGCGATGAAGGCCTCGAAAGGCAAGGCCAACCCGGGCCAGGTCAACGAGCTGCTGAAGAAGAAGCTCGAAGGCTGA
- the mreC gene encoding rod shape-determining protein MreC, with protein MKPLFAKGPSLGVRLLVLVVLSAVLMVVDARFEVLQPVRAQMGLLVKPVYWLARLPVTLWDSATQELSSRSELTAENEKLKTEALLLQRRLQKLAALTEQNVRLRELLNSSALVEEKVIATELIGIDPNPFTHRILIDKGEKDGVFLGQPVLDARGLMGQVVEVMPYAARVLLLTDASHSIPVQVNRNGLRAIAAGTGNPERMELRHVADTADIKVGDLLVSSGMGQRFPAGYPVATVSEVIHDSGQPFAIVRAVPTAALNRSRHMLLVETDRRSAEERATAAAEAQQAADSEAGTDGAQTPANPETNAPAAPPAAPAAAPAAPAAQPAAPATNQEAR; from the coding sequence ATCAAGCCGCTATTTGCCAAGGGACCGTCGCTGGGCGTACGACTGCTGGTGCTGGTCGTGCTCTCGGCTGTGCTGATGGTCGTCGATGCGCGTTTCGAGGTGCTGCAGCCGGTGCGCGCGCAGATGGGCCTGCTGGTCAAGCCGGTGTACTGGCTGGCGCGCCTGCCGGTCACCCTGTGGGACAGCGCCACCCAGGAGCTGAGCAGCCGCAGCGAACTGACCGCCGAGAACGAGAAGCTGAAGACCGAGGCTCTGCTGCTGCAGCGCCGCCTGCAGAAGCTTGCTGCGCTCACCGAGCAGAACGTGCGCCTGCGCGAGCTGCTCAACTCCTCCGCGCTGGTCGAGGAAAAGGTCATCGCCACCGAGCTGATCGGCATCGACCCCAACCCCTTCACTCACCGCATTCTCATCGACAAGGGCGAGAAGGATGGCGTGTTCCTCGGCCAGCCGGTGCTCGATGCCCGCGGTCTGATGGGCCAGGTGGTCGAGGTCATGCCCTACGCCGCCCGTGTGCTGCTGCTCACCGATGCCAGTCACAGCATTCCGGTACAGGTCAATCGCAACGGTCTGCGCGCCATCGCCGCCGGCACAGGCAACCCCGAGCGCATGGAGTTGCGCCACGTCGCCGACACCGCGGACATCAAGGTTGGTGATCTGCTGGTCAGCTCCGGCATGGGCCAGCGCTTTCCCGCCGGCTACCCGGTGGCGACCGTCAGCGAAGTGATCCACGATTCCGGCCAGCCGTTCGCCATCGTCCGCGCCGTGCCGACCGCCGCCTTGAACCGCAGCCGCCACATGCTGCTGGTGGAAACCGACCGCCGCAGCGCCGAAGAGCGCGCCACGGCCGCCGCCGAGGCGCAGCAGGCTGCCGACAGTGAAGCCGGCACCGACGGCGCGCAAACCCCGGCGAACCCCGAGACGAATGCCCCGGCGGCTCCGCCTGCTGCACCAGCCGCTGCCCCGGCCGCGCCTGCCGCCCAACCTGCAGCGCCGGCCACTAACCAGGAGGCTCGCTGA
- the gatA gene encoding Asp-tRNA(Asn)/Glu-tRNA(Gln) amidotransferase subunit GatA — protein sequence MHQLTLAEIARGLDAKQFSAEELTRTLLARIAELDPQLNSFISVTEELALSQARAADARRANGETGALLGAPIAHKDLFCTQGVLTSCGSKILSGFEAPYDATAVDKLAAAGAVTLGKLNMDEFAMGSANESSHYGAVKNPWDLSRVPGGSSGGSAAAVAARLIPAATGTDTGGSIRQPAAFTNLTGIKPTYGRVSRWGMIAYASSLDQGGPLARTAEDCALMLQAMAGFDAKDSTCVDQPVDDYLTALQQPLTGLRIGLPKEYFGAGLDSRIADAVLAVVEELKKLGATVKEISLPNMQHAIPAYYVIAPAEASSNLSRFDGVRFGYRCENPVNLEDLYKRSRGEGFGAEVKRRIMVGTYALSAGYYDAYYLKAQKIRRLIKNDFVAAFNDVDVILGPTTPNLAWKLGEKNADPVSAYLEDIYTITANLAGIPGLSMPAGFVDGLPVGVQLLAPYFQEGRLLNVAHQYQQVSDWHKQAPTGF from the coding sequence ATGCATCAATTGACCCTCGCCGAGATCGCCCGCGGCCTCGACGCCAAACAGTTTTCCGCCGAAGAGCTGACCCGCACCCTGCTGGCACGCATCGCCGAACTCGATCCGCAACTGAACAGTTTCATCAGCGTCACCGAAGAGCTGGCCCTGAGCCAGGCCCGGGCCGCCGACGCCCGTCGCGCCAACGGTGAGACCGGCGCCCTGCTCGGCGCGCCGATCGCCCACAAGGACCTGTTCTGCACCCAGGGCGTGCTGACCAGCTGCGGCTCGAAGATCCTCAGCGGCTTCGAGGCCCCGTACGACGCCACCGCCGTCGACAAGCTCGCTGCTGCCGGTGCCGTGACCCTGGGCAAGCTGAACATGGACGAATTCGCCATGGGCTCGGCCAACGAATCCAGCCACTACGGCGCGGTGAAGAACCCCTGGGACCTGTCCCGCGTACCGGGCGGCTCCTCCGGCGGCAGCGCCGCGGCCGTTGCCGCGCGCCTGATCCCGGCGGCCACCGGCACCGACACCGGCGGCTCGATCCGCCAACCGGCAGCTTTCACCAACCTCACCGGGATCAAGCCGACCTACGGCCGTGTTTCGCGCTGGGGCATGATCGCCTACGCCTCCAGCCTCGATCAGGGTGGCCCGCTGGCGCGCACCGCCGAGGACTGCGCGCTGATGCTGCAAGCCATGGCCGGCTTCGACGCCAAGGACAGTACCTGCGTCGACCAGCCAGTGGACGACTACCTCACCGCCCTGCAGCAGCCGCTGACCGGCCTGCGCATCGGCCTGCCGAAGGAATACTTCGGTGCCGGCCTCGACAGCCGCATCGCTGACGCAGTGCTGGCCGTGGTCGAGGAGCTGAAAAAGCTCGGCGCCACGGTCAAGGAGATCAGCCTGCCGAACATGCAGCACGCGATTCCCGCCTATTACGTGATCGCCCCGGCAGAAGCCAGCTCCAACCTGTCGCGTTTCGACGGCGTGCGCTTCGGCTATCGCTGCGAGAACCCAGTCAACCTCGAAGACCTGTACAAGCGCTCGCGCGGTGAAGGCTTCGGCGCAGAAGTGAAGCGGCGCATCATGGTCGGCACCTACGCACTGTCCGCCGGCTACTACGACGCTTACTACCTGAAAGCGCAGAAGATCCGCCGCCTGATCAAGAATGACTTCGTCGCCGCCTTCAACGACGTCGACGTGATCCTCGGCCCGACCACGCCGAACCTGGCCTGGAAGCTTGGCGAGAAGAATGCAGACCCGGTGTCGGCCTACCTGGAAGACATCTACACCATCACCGCCAACCTGGCCGGCATCCCCGGCCTGTCCATGCCCGCCGGCTTCGTCGACGGTCTGCCGGTTGGCGTGCAACTGCTTGCGCCCTACTTCCAGGAAGGTCGCCTGCTGAATGTCGCCCATCAGTACCAACAAGTTTCTGACTGGCACAAACAAGCACCGACTGGCTTCTGA
- a CDS encoding Maf family protein: MATLYLASGSPRRRELLTQIGVPFITLSAAIDESPLPNEPAHGYVERLALEKARAGLATLALAGDAVVLGADTAVVRDGQILGKPQDRAEALAMLASLSGREHQVLTAVALVSATRSSAQVVTSQVRFRPLQPGEAEAYWASGEPQDKAGSYGIQGLAAIFVSQLQGSYSAVVGLPLCETAQMLNEFAIPCWQSLPVNS; this comes from the coding sequence ATGGCCACGCTTTACCTGGCCTCGGGGTCGCCCCGCCGCCGTGAATTGCTCACCCAGATCGGTGTGCCCTTCATCACGCTTAGTGCCGCCATCGACGAAAGCCCATTGCCCAACGAGCCTGCGCATGGCTATGTAGAGCGCCTGGCGCTGGAAAAGGCGCGTGCCGGCCTGGCCACTCTGGCCCTGGCGGGCGATGCCGTGGTGCTGGGGGCCGATACCGCCGTGGTGCGCGACGGGCAGATTCTCGGCAAGCCGCAGGACCGCGCCGAGGCGTTGGCGATGCTGGCGTCGCTCTCGGGACGTGAACACCAGGTGCTGACTGCGGTCGCATTGGTCAGCGCCACGCGCAGCAGCGCCCAGGTGGTGACCAGTCAGGTGCGTTTCCGCCCGCTGCAGCCCGGCGAAGCCGAGGCCTATTGGGCCAGCGGCGAGCCGCAGGACAAGGCGGGCAGCTATGGTATTCAGGGGTTGGCGGCGATTTTCGTCAGCCAGCTGCAGGGCAGCTATTCGGCAGTGGTCGGGCTGCCCCTGTGCGAGACCGCGCAGATGCTCAACGAATTCGCAATTCCGTGCTGGCAGTCGTTGCCGGTCAACAGTTAA
- the gatC gene encoding Asp-tRNA(Asn)/Glu-tRNA(Gln) amidotransferase subunit GatC, whose amino-acid sequence MALERSDVEKIAHLARLGLNEADVPRTTETLNNILGLIDAMQAVDTDGIEPLAHPLEATQRLRADAVTETNQRDAYQAIAPAVQDGLYLVPKVIE is encoded by the coding sequence ATGGCGCTTGAACGCTCCGACGTGGAAAAGATCGCCCATCTCGCCCGCCTGGGCCTGAACGAGGCCGATGTTCCACGAACCACCGAGACCCTCAACAATATTCTCGGTCTGATCGACGCCATGCAGGCAGTCGACACCGATGGCATCGAGCCGCTGGCCCACCCGCTGGAAGCCACTCAGCGTCTGCGCGCCGACGCGGTCACCGAGACCAACCAGCGCGACGCCTACCAGGCCATCGCGCCCGCCGTACAGGACGGCCTGTACCTCGTGCCGAAAGTCATCGAATAG